The DNA window ACTAAATAGAACTGCACAAATTCTAAAAGGGAGGTTGGAAATTTCAAGAATGCAAAGTTGGATATTGTTCCATGATTCATAtataaccatttttccttttacttccaGCTTCATAGtttccctcccctccaggcttcTATCCACTATTTGGACAATTTTGTATTCTGATTTAATCACTTGGCCTCTTACttcaaataacagaaataatttttccacTTTATTGCAAACAGTTTTGGGGCAACATTAAGCATCATAAGATAGGCTGGGAAAGGCTATCTCCAAGATGCCAGCAGAAGCAGGAGCAGAAGTCTATTCTCTCTAGGGTTCTTACTATGGCAGAGTGAGGGAAGATGGAAATGTTAAGGTTGGCAGAATGGGAAGAAAACACGATCTTTGAATTCTGGCCACTCTCTAGTGGATTACCGAAAAGACATCAAGAGACAAACATGTGAACACTTCTATAATTACAAGCTCTGGTCTGTACTGGGAGGAACGGTTTGCAAAGCTAGCTGGTGCACGAGGAGTGGGGGCAGGGCcaccctggttcctctgcctttgttcACAGCCTGGGAGGCCTGGAGAACTCCCCTGAGAAGAGAACCTTCCAGCTGAGATTTGAGCAGGAAGGAAAGAACTAGGCATTGCaagggggtgtggggaggagggggccaaAAGCTTTCCAAGCAGAGAGAACTATTGGTGCAAAGACCTTGGGCAGGAAGAGGCTTTGTGTATTAGAGGAACTGAAAGCATGTCAGCTGGGTTAAGGTCAAAATTAGCCAGAGGACAGTGAGAGAGGACGCTGAAAGGCAGACCAAGGTCAGACTGCATACAATCTTGTATCCCGAGAAAGCTATTTCAGAAGATGAGGCAAAAGAATGGATGGTGGTGgaggtagaaatgtaaaatgggtACATGCAAGGGATATTTCAAAAGAGGTAAAAGAGAGGAGAGTTGTGATGGACTGGATAAAAGAAGGGGGCAGGACGTGCCAGGTGCTGTCCTGGTTCTGACTCACCAAAGAGGGgactttctttttcactgtgaTCTGAAGTTCTGAACCGCTAAGTCTCCTTGCTCTTATTTTCAGCATGATAACTGGAGAGCTAGCTGCTCAGGAACACATCATAATCTTGTCTCTGTTCTTTAAAACAGAAGCTTATATTTGCAGAGGAGAAAATAAGCAGGCAGAGACCAGGTGGGAGATGGAATGGGGGGAAGAGAGTCTCCCAGAAGGAGGCAGGGAAGACAGAGATTGGAGGAGTGGATTCAGGGACCATGACAGGAGGAAAGAGAGGTTGGGGATGGGGACAGTGAGATGGAAAGATCTTGGGATATTAAAGCTTGAAAATTCTTAGCCAACCTAGTCCAATCTTGTCAATATAGAGCTGAGAAAATCTGGgcttatgttaatattttatttatttatttggccctgTGCATCAGATCCTACTTGCAgcacactgggtctttgttgtggtgtgggatctttcattgcagtgcaaGGATTCTCTAGTTGCCTcttgtgggctccagagcttGTGTGATTCattcagcagttgtggcatgaGGGTTTGTCCCCCTGTGGTAGGGGGTAGATGACCTCCCCCTGCCTTCCAGGGTAAAGTGATTGGAGATTCATTCCTTGTGAATTGAAGctccaagacaagaatagcagGTGTTTTGccgaaagttttcactttcatctcaggttcAAAGAATTTGTTAGCAAAATCAGCCACTCTTTATATACAAATaagtaatacaaatatttatcagagaattatctagcttactttcaatatactaaaattaagagaaaagagaactaGACACAGCAGAGGATACATCACCAAACTGGGTTTTGACCATCATCCAGACTCAaacagcactgggaagtcccatgacacagcacatctggagtcccaactgggaaaaggtcccaggcagaTGTCCACtccatgggtgagacttcaaagattGCAGTTCGGGGTTCCTGCTTATAATCCCAGGACACAAACTGAcatcatcatcaatctgtgagcaaacagcagctctggtttcatgttaatgctgtttGTTCTGTCATGTAAAACTTGGAATTGTTGTTAAGCCTGGGGCTTGATTGGCCAggccccctccaggggctcaacaatctcaagattACTCCCCCATCTTATCTACCCTGCTGCAAGACTTGCACTCACCGCAGGCACTTCCAGGCACTTCCAGACACCCTTAGttagggcagtgtccaggcaggttagaagcaaggtcagaggcctgctctgctttgtctttgagcctgactcagttcagttcagttgctcagttgtgtccaactctttgcaactgcatggactgcagcacgccaggcctccctgtccaacatcagctcctggagtttactcaaactcatgtccatcgagtcaatgatgtcatccaaccatctcatcctctgttgtccccttctcctcgcaccttcaatctttcccagcatcagggtcttttcacatgagtcagttcttcgcatcaggtggccaaaggattggagtttcaccttcagtatcaatccttgcaataaatattcaggactgatttcctttaggatggattggttggttctccttacagtccaagggattctcaagagtcttctccaaccccagattgcaaaagcatcaatacttcggcTGTCAGgtttcgttatagtccaactttcacatctaaacatgactactggaaaaaccatagttttgactagatggacctttgttagcaaagtaatgtctctgctttttaatatgctttctaggttgatcatagcttttcttccaaggaaaaattaatttcatgactgaagtcaccatctgcaatgattttggagctcgccaaaataaagtctgtcactgtttccattgtttctccatttatttgccctgaagtgatgggaccagatgccataatcttagttttctgaatgttgaagccaacgtttcactctcctctttcacttgcatcaagaggctcttcaattcttcttcactttctgtcagaagtgtggtgtcatctgcatatctgaggttattgatatttctcttggcaatcttgattccagggtATGCTTCATCAGTCCAaaactttgcatgatgtactttgcatataagttcaacaagctgggtggcaatatacagcctaaCTAAGACTATTTACTAAACTACCCCAAGAGGAGGACAATTATAGAGgatgctgggccctgcccagagcaCATATTTCTCAAGGTCAGGAGACCTCCCAGaccacacatgtgcagaaaaGGCTCATTGGAGGCCAAAGGAGAGTTATGTCAAGGGATGTTCTACCCAGATGCCTTTTCAgtaaaatccatcttggctaagagatgcatgcGCACACATGGGAGGATCTTGAAATATACCAAATATGAACTGTGAAAGAGGCAAATTAAATTGATAGGCtgaaggaaaactggaagaaatgcccTTTATTATCAGAGTAATTCAAACTGCCAGGAGGGTGCGATTCAGAGATCCTCTCCTTGAGTCATCCTCCCCCTCTTGTACTgtcctgttttcctctaataaaTACCTTACTTGCTCcactaatttctttctttgtgggaattctttccTGCAAAGCTGAAGGCCAGGGCCCTTGTCCCTGACCACTGATCTACTGGCTAGGCTCTGGTGTTGTCACCGCTGCAACCCAACCTCAACCTCTGGCTGGGAACCCCAGCCCTTTTGGGAGCTGTTGCAGGCTGAGATCCCTGAGATGACCCTGACCGGGCATCCAACCAacacccctgcattgcaaggtggattcttaaccactggaccaccagagaagtcccttattattttatcattaacGTGATGTCTGCACTCCTAGACATTTTGGAaaaccaaaaatgtaaaacaaattaaaatcttCCATAATCTCTTTGCCTAGAGACATCCATTGCTTGCCTCCCACtcaaaaactttgttttaaacaCATGGTAGACGTCATACCATATATACAACTTTATGTcctgtttttaaaacttaaatagcAGTTGTAAAGTGTTTTCCACATACTATCTGTAACTCTACCTTGGAAAAAGAGATTTAGAGAAGCTGGTTGTGAGAAACATACTTAAGTGAGTGGCTGTGACCAGGGCTCTTTGCAGCCCAGATACCTAATGAGAGGGACCATCTGGCAGATGAAAAAGGGATTCCCTGGACAGGAGGAGGTTGGAAGCAAGCCCCCGGAGAGTCAGAACTGGAGTCCTGCCTGCCTCCAGGCTTAAGAATTGGCCAGCAACAGGGTCAAGTTCAGGCTTTTGGCAGCCCCGGAAACCCGGAAACCCGGGGTGCGTGGGCGGGCGTTGGGGAAGgacggggagggggtgggggcggagatTCGAGGTCCCAGAGCAGAGCTAGGACGCGGGGTGCTTGCTGTTTCTGTTCTTCTGGGGTCTTCCCCAGATTTGGGGGAGTTTTGAGGATGAGTGGAACCGGGGCTCCCGGGCAGAGGGCGGCGAGAGGGAGGCGAGCAGGGAAAGCGGCCGATGCTCCTGGCGGGCGGGCGCAGACTGATACACCTCGGAAAGCCGGGAGCTTGATCCACCAGCCCGAGAACCGGCTACTCCCTGCCTCCAGCTGCTTGGCTCCCGGAGACCGAGCTCGATTGAGAGCCAGCAGACATCACCCTTTCTTCCCACACCtagctgtttgtttgtttccgttgctcttccttctcccttctgtGCTCTCCCTCCCGTGCCCCCGGTTCCTCCGATCTGTATTCTCTCCAGAGCCGCAAACGTCTTACTCCTTCCGCGGCCTCCAGATCTCCTCCTTCGCCAACCGCAGCTGGACGCGCACGGACGTCCTCGGGTGGCTGGGGGAGCTGCAGCTCTATACTTggcgcaatgagtcggacaccgTCGGCTTCCTGAAGCCTTGGTCTCAGGGCACATTCAGCGAGCAGCAGTGGGAGCAGCTGCAGCATACGCTTCAGGTTTATCGCAGGAGCTTCACCAGGGACATCTGGGAATTCGTCAAAATGCTGCACCTCGACTGTGAGCTGAGGGATGGGATCGTGGACAGCTGCCCAGGGGGAGACAGTGGATGCTGAAGCCCAACCGGGAGGTTCTGGCCCCTTGTGAttgtctcctctctcccttttGAGTCCCACTTCTGCCTGAGAGTTTCCAGCTTGAGTCGTCAAAATACCCCTTGTTCATCCTGCTGCAGGTCACCCATTCCCATTTACATGAACTTTGGGGTCCCCAGGATAACCCTCACACCAATTTCTTCAACTCCTTTCAGTCTTTTAAGCTGATCTCTTTCCATTCCTCTGCTCAGATCCTCTTGAGATCCAGATATCTTTAGGATGTGACTTACTTCCGAGGAACACCTCCGAAAGCTTCTTACGTGCAGCATTTCAAGGAAAGGATGTCCTGAGTTTCCAAGGAATGTCTTGGGTGCCAGCCCCAGATGCCCCCCCTTGGAGCCAGGAGCTCTGCAAGAAGCTCAATCAGGACCAAGGGACCAAGGAAACAGTGCACTGGCTCCTCCATGACGTCTGGCCCGAATTGGTCAGAGGCCTCTTGCAGATGGGGAAGTCCGAGCTGGAGAAGCAAGGTCGGCCTGCTTTTGTCACCTCTTGCCCTCCACTCCACTCTGGGGCTCCATCTGGGGTTTTCACTCCAGGGTTTACACCCCTTTAAGCATCACgggaagaggaggagatggatAAGGTGTGAGGGTATTTAAGCATTCCTTAGACATTAACTAGGTACCTTTTGGGGTCCATGAATAGAATTAAATAAATCCTGCAGATCAATCAGGATGTGTGcttgaggagggaggagaaggcagatGAACAGTTAAAGCagtgtcctggtggctcagatggtaaagagtctgcccgcaatgcaggagacccgggtttgaagatgccctgcaggagcaaatggcaaccccctccaatattcttgcctcaaaaatcccgtagacagaggagcctggtgggctacagtccatggggttgcagagtcgggcatgactgagtaactacCACTTAGAAACTTACTACGTATGTTACAGCTGAACACGGTGCTCTGCGAGTGCAGAGTAGGGGCATTTACAGGAGAATGGATCAGGGCAGGGAATGGGGATCCGGGAAGTCTTTCCCGGAGAAGCTAATACAAGTGGGAAGAAATGGTGGGAGTTCAACTCCAGACGTAGAAATGTAGGACTGATGAGCCTGCTGTGAAGTCCAGAGCCTCTGATGCAGAGTCTCACTTTAAGATCCCTCATTCTCGTGTTGAATACAGTGAAGCCGGAggcctggctgtccagtggtccCCCTCCCCGGCCTGGCCACCTGCGGCTGGTCTGCCACGTCTCAGGATTCTACCCAAAACCCGTGCGGGTGACGTGGGTGAGGGGCgagcaggaggagcctggcactCAGCAAGGAGACGTCATGCCCAACGCCGACTCGACTTGGTATCTGCGAGTAACCCTGGATGTGGAGGCTGCGGAGGCGGCTGGCCTGAGCTGCCGAGTGAAGCACAGCAGCCTGGGAGACCAGGACATCATCCTGTACTGGGGTGAGGAGGAAGTGGAGCCCagctggggatgggaggaggtGGTCCTCAAGCCCAGAGGGagggcctggggaaggggaggaaaatGATGCCCCAGCCAGGAGTGATGGAAGGAGGGAATTCTCCAAGGGGAGGAATATAGATCTGAACTCGAAAAGGATTGAGACAAGGTGTTCCACATACAAGAAAGAAGAGACTAAAATCCCCACAGATCCTGAAGTAGGTGGCAAGTACAGAATCCCAGGAAGGTTTGTTAGCTAGAAGAGGGAACTGGGGACTTTGAAAGGTAGGGTACCAACGACAGTTGTGGTTTATTGAGTGCTTTCTCTGTGTGAGCTGAACACTCTGCATACAGCAGAGTATGTATGAACAATCATCCCCACTCTCCTTTGAGCAGGTACTGTTGTTTTCATGTTACAGGTGAGAAATTGAGGCTAAGCTAGGTCAAACTGCCCTGAGTCTCATCATTAGAAAGCAGAAGAGCTGGATTTAGACTCACGTTTGGATTAGCTGTGAAACTAGTGCCTGCCTCCGTATGTGTACCAGCATATGCTGAAGTGAACGAAATTATAGATGCCCAGACTCCAAGAAAAGATGAGGCATCTCTAATCTTCAGAGGAATACAAGTGGGCACATTAGGTAGGACAAGAAATACGCATCTGGCATGCTCACACGTGCTAACAGTAGGGAACCTGATACAGATTCCCAGACTGTGACACACCCTGTGTTCCCCCACACAGATGGGAACCGTGTCTCCAGGGGCTTGATTGTCGTCCTGGTAATACTGGTGGTGTTCATCCTTCTGGTTGTTGGAGGCTTAGTCTTCTGGTTTAGGAAGCACCGGTAAGTCTCTCCTTTCCATCTCCTCCCAACCTCAGCCCCTCTGCCCAcatcttctcctcttcccttttccttaatgtctctgctttctctcaCAGCCACTATCAAGATATCTCGTGACTCTCCTCCCCACACCTATCTGTCTGGACTTCAGGATCTCAGGGCTTTAGCCCTCAGAATTTGAAGGGGAAAGAGAGCTACCTTGAAGAAGCCCAGTACAGGCAGCTCTTGTCACACACTTTGAACATTTTATCTAAGAGGatttaagtttgtttgtttttcttttagtataCTACAAGTGTATATGTCCAAGTAGTTATGTAAAAAACAGAAGTGCACACTCAGATAACTCTCAGGGACAAGCAGATAAAGGCTGCAGTGTAACTGTGTGTCGTCATTATTTGAATGCTGGAATATGCAGTCAACTGGAAGATGCTTTTTGTGTTCCAAGGAAGCAAGTCCAACTGTTCCTTGTGAAGTATAAAGTAAGACCCTAGCTTGGCTGTAAGCCAGATTTTTTCAAGGAAAATGGAAGTCTACCATTACATGTGAACAAGCCTATATAACGTGTTGACAGAAACCTTTACAATATTTgaggtgttgttcagttgctcagtcatgtctgactctttgtgaccccatcagttcagttcagttgctcagcataCCAGTCTTCTCtatccttctccatcttctggagcttactcaaactcatgtccattgagtcagtgatgccatccaaccatctcctgctctgtcgtccccttctcctgccttcgatctttcctcccatcagggttttttctaatgagtcagccaaatactggagcttcagcttcagcatcagttcttccaatgaatattttggtttgatttcctttaggattgactggtttgatgtctttgcagtccacgggactctcaagagtcttttccaacaccaccattcaaaaacatcaattcttcagcacttacccttctttatggtccaactctcacatccatacctgactactggaaaaaccataggtttgactagaggAACCTCTGCTGGACAAGTAATGCCTTTACTTtataatatgctctctaggtttgtcatagctttccttccaaagagctagcatcttgatttcatggctgcagtcaccatctgcagtgattttgtgtGGGAACCATGTTTTACTGATTTCTCAGAAATACCTCCTGGAATTTAATACTCATTCTCTCTTCCTTGCTTGCTCTCCCCCACCCTTAATTTAAATGTTCTGACTGACATGTCAGCATTAGCTAGATGCTGTTCTGTACACAGAACAAACCCGCTTATCTTTAAAGACCTTTCCTACGACTCTTATATGATTACCTccagaccccctggaggaagcctCCTTGATCCCTGAATTCTAGTCTCTGTCTTGCTTTCCTGCTCATAGTTAAAGATTACAAGATAAGTTACCAATAAAATATATGCTGAGCACGTTCTTGGGGAGTTGCTTGTCTGAACGCTCTCCCTGTGCTGTCTGTCATAATACTGTGTGTTTGTGAGTATTATTCAGTGTGAAACCACcacaattttggagcccaagaaaataaagtctgtcactgtttccattgtttcctgatctatttgtgatgaagtaatgggactggatgccatgatcttagttttttgaatgttgagtgttcagtgtttttttttgggATGTGGGATAGTCCAAATACACCTCTGCTGGATGACCCTAGGCCTCCCAGTTTGTATCTGTGATATCAAAACTTTGTTCTGAATGATACACTGAGAATTTCAGAACcttctctggtagttcagatggtaaggagtcatcctacaatgcaggagacctgggtttgatccctgggtcaggaagatcccctggagaaggggatggcagctcactccagtattcttgcctagaaaattcattGGACAACAGATcgtggagggctatagtccatggggtctgaaacaGTCATACGTGACTGAAAgtcttggcacacacacacatgtatttttgaTGTTCAGTTAGAGAATCCCTGTTTGTAAGTACTGTACATTGCTATGCAACAGATTCCTCagaatgctaaatgaaatgttgGCTTGAGGTTAGTTAGGGAAGGCCTCCTAGAGGAAGGGGAAATGGAAAGAGGAAGTAGAGATCCACTGAGGTGAACCCACAAGGGCACTGATCAGGAGACAAGGCTCTCCGCTGCCTCACTTCATTCCTGTGCCAAAAGGGTACTCTAATGTCTGTTGTGATCACGCTGCAGATTGAATGTCTGTGTCCTCTGTCCTCTGTTGAAAGCTGAATACCCACGGTGATGGTTTTAGATGGTGAATTCTTTTGGAGGAGATTAAACCATGAGGTCTGAGCTCTCATGAATGGGGTTAGTGAGCTTATAAAAAGGGTCCTTAtctatatatagcacagggaactctactcagtacaaTGTtgtaatctatatgggaaaagatctcaaaaagaataatatgtatatgtataactaaatcactttgctgcacccctgaaattagcacaacattgtaaatcagctatactccagtaCAAATCATTAAAAAGGTGTTTGTCTCCTCCACCACTTGAGAAGCAAGACACAGCAAGAATATGCTGTCTACGAACCAGGAAGTGGACTCAGTCGATCTGGTagttctcagcctccagaattgtgagaaaaaaatgttctattctttttaagccacccagtttatggtattttgttatagtagccaAGTGGACAAAGatagataattttataaatgctGTGGGAAGCAATATGTACAAATGTCCACAGTGCTTGTAAAAATGTAGCGCCTGTGAACAGCTTTTGGTACCATGCTGACCTCAGGGGATGCTCTTCCGCTTTGCTTCCTTGAGCAGTGTCTAGCTTCTGAACAATCCCATTGGTCTTCTACAGATTTCAGGCATGTGTGTTAATGTCGTTTCTGAAATCTTTTCCGGAATGCTTCAGCATGAATTTACCAGAACTCTGGTTCattgctttaaataaataaagaattaattaattaagtttgctttttggccgcactgggtcttctctgctgtgtgcaggctctcTCCAGCTGTGCGGAGCAGGAGCTCCTCTTCAATGTGGTGCGGTGGTTCCTCGTTGCGCTGACTTCTCTTCTTggggaccacaggctctaggtgctcgGGCTTGTAGTTTGGGGCACGGGCCTAGTTgctcatggcatgtggaatcttctggaatGAACCTCTGACCCTCGCAttcataggcagattcttaaccactggaccaccccaGAAGTCCTGGCTCTGGTTCATTTTTAAGCAACCTTGGTTTGTTTTGgaagtaaatgtttatttctccagGAAATTGTGTCTCCGTCCTTTAAATACTCACTTCAAGACATCTCAGAAAATCCTTCGAATTCATTTCAGAATGTTTATTCTCTTTATGGATATTGTGTTCCTTATTGAGGGCTGTGCTGAAAGTCAATTTATTCACCCTTAAGCCATGCTTCATCTTAGACTCTGACAATCGGTGAAATTCCTCTAATCATTTCTTCTTCAGAGTGAGCACCATGTTAAACACGTTTTCAGTAGAGGACCCTGGAGAGGCAGTGTTGGCGGGGGGGCGCTCTCCTGTAGCTTCCAGCTGCTGCGGGTCAGGTCAGCGGAGTGGGTGAGAAGGCAGCCTGTGGGTGCTGCCCCAGCCACGTGCCCAGAGCTCATGGACACGCGGCAACCTTGCAGCTTCAGCCTGGCAGTCACCTTCCCATGGAAAGCAGCACTCTGAAGGCTTCTGCCCCTCCCAGTGCCCCATCCTCTCTTCGGATGCTCACATGGCCGGTGCTAAGTTCATCTCCTGTCCAGGGCTTTCTGCTGAGTCTCActctctctgcctgccctcacctGGGGTCTGGAGAAAGGCTTTCAGCTTGTCTGGTGACTGCAGACTAGCTGTGCCCTGAACAAACCTGTGAACTCCTGTGTTACCCAAGGGGCTGAACTGCACCTTCTCTGTCAGCATAATATTAAGATAATAAAATCAGCAAACAGTTGAATAATGAAGCAGAATAGAAAGGTAAGAAATAGATCTCAGTTTATATGGAAATATATGAGCTATTATTTTATATCACTGGAAAAAATAATGAGCAGGCTGGCTAC is part of the Odocoileus virginianus isolate 20LAN1187 ecotype Illinois chromosome 5, Ovbor_1.2, whole genome shotgun sequence genome and encodes:
- the LOC110148862 gene encoding antigen-presenting glycoprotein CD1d-like; the protein is MSGTGAPGQRAARGRRAGKAADAPGGRAQTDTPRKAGSLIHQPENRLLPASSCLAPGDRARLRASRHHPFFPHLAVCLFPLLFLLPSVLSLPCPRFLRSVFSPEPQTSYSFRGLQISSFANRSWTRTDVLGWLGELQLYTWRNESDTVGFLKPWSQGTFSEQQWEQLQHTLQVYRRSFTRDIWEFVKMLHLDYPLEIQISLGCDLLPRNTSESFLRAAFQGKDVLSFQGMSWVPAPDAPPWSQELCKKLNQDQGTKETVHWLLHDVWPELVRGLLQMGKSELEKQVKPEAWLSSGPPPRPGHLRLVCHVSGFYPKPVRVTWVRGEQEEPGTQQGDVMPNADSTWYLRVTLDVEAAEAAGLSCRVKHSSLGDQDIILYWDGNRVSRGLIVVLVILVVFILLVVGGLVFWFRKHRHYQDIS